A stretch of Oncorhynchus mykiss isolate Arlee chromosome 26, USDA_OmykA_1.1, whole genome shotgun sequence DNA encodes these proteins:
- the psmd7 gene encoding 26S proteasome non-ATPase regulatory subunit 7, translating to MPDLAVEKVIVHPLVLLSVVDHFNRIGKIGSQKRVVGVLLGSWHKKVLDVSNSFAVPFDEDDKDDSVWFLDHDYLENMYNMFKKVNARERIVGWYHTGPKLHKNDIAINELVKQYCTNSVLVIIDVKPKDLGLPTEAYISVEEVHDDGTPTSKTFEHVTSEIGAEEAEEVGVEHLLRDIKDTTVGTLSQRITNQVHGLKGLNCKLVDIKGYLDKVAASKLPINHQIIYQLQDVFNLLPDVNLQEFIKAFYLKTNDQMLVVYLASLIRSVVALHNLINNKVANRDAEKKEGQEKDDSKKEKKEDKEKEKGDTKKDKKKEKK from the exons ATGCCGGATTTGGCTGTTGAGAAAGTGATTGTCCATCCCTTGGTGCTCCTGAGTGTGGTGGATCATTTTAACAG AATCGGTAAAATTGGAAGTCAGAAGAGGGTTGTGGGTGTACTTCTCGGCTCATGGCATAAGAAGGTTCTTGATGTGTCCAACAGCTTTGCAG TGCCATTTGACGAGGATGACAAGGATGATTCTGTGTGGTTCCTGGACCATGACTATTTGGAGAACATGTACAACATGTTCAAGAAAGTCAATG CAAGGGAAAGAATAGTTGGTTGGTATCACACGGGCCCCAAACTACACAAGAATGACATTGCCATCAATGAACTCGTGAAGCAATATTGTACTAATTCT GTTTTAGTCATCATTGACGTGAAACCGAAAGACCTGGGTCTACCAACGGAGGCCTACATATCTGTGGAGGAAGTGCATGAT GATGGCACTCCAACGTCCAAGACTTTTGAACATGTCACCAGTGAGATTGGTgctgaagaagcagaggaagtGGGAGTGGAGCATTTACTCCG AGACATCAAGGACACAACAGTTGGCACCCTGTCTCAACGCATCACCAACCAGGTGCATGGCCTAAAGGGCCTCAACTGCAAGTTAGTGGATATCAAAGGGTATTTGGACAAAGTTGCCGCAAGTAAGCTGCCCATCAACCACCAGATCATCTACCAGCTGCAGGATGTCTTCAACCTGCTGCCTGACGTCAACCTTCAAGAGTTCATCAAGGCATTTTACCTCAAGACCAATGACCAGATGCTGGTGGTTTACCTGGCTTCACTCATCCGCTCCGTGGTTGCTCTTCACAACCTCATCAACAACAAGGTCGCCAACCGAGATGCAGAGAAGAAGGAAGGCCAGGAAAAAGATGACAgcaagaaagagaagaaagaggacAAGGAAAAAGAGAAGGGAGACACTAAGAAAgataagaagaaggagaagaaatgA